From a single Vallitalea longa genomic region:
- a CDS encoding Mrp/NBP35 family ATP-binding protein: MASCDTCASNGNCSDSKKENCMVENNPINNVKNIIGVMSGKGGVGKSTVSVMLANDLVKRGYKVGILDADITGPSIPRLLGLQDKRATVLETGILPVIAENGLKVMSLNFLIDQENTPVIWRGPIISGTVKQFWTDVLWEDLDYLVVDLPPGTGDVALTIMQVMPITGVVMVSVPQDMVSMIVAKAINMTKKMDVDVIGVVENMSYIKCPDCGKIIKMFEGDTGDFLDKMGIKLLGELPMTKEIARDGINKSEEIAKMFEKITDGIIKE, from the coding sequence ATGGCATCATGTGATACATGTGCATCAAATGGTAATTGCAGTGACAGTAAAAAAGAGAATTGTATGGTAGAAAATAATCCTATTAATAATGTAAAGAATATTATAGGAGTAATGAGTGGAAAAGGTGGAGTAGGTAAATCGACAGTATCTGTTATGTTAGCTAATGATTTAGTTAAAAGAGGATACAAAGTAGGTATATTGGATGCAGATATAACTGGACCAAGTATTCCAAGATTATTAGGTTTACAAGATAAAAGAGCAACAGTTCTTGAAACAGGTATTCTACCTGTTATTGCAGAAAATGGATTGAAAGTTATGTCACTTAACTTCTTGATTGATCAAGAGAATACACCTGTTATTTGGAGAGGACCTATTATATCAGGAACAGTAAAACAATTCTGGACAGATGTATTATGGGAAGACTTAGATTATTTAGTAGTAGATTTACCACCAGGAACAGGTGATGTAGCGTTAACAATCATGCAGGTGATGCCTATAACTGGCGTAGTAATGGTTTCTGTTCCTCAAGATATGGTATCAATGATAGTGGCAAAAGCTATCAATATGACTAAAAAAATGGACGTAGATGTTATTGGTGTTGTTGAGAACATGAGTTACATTAAATGTCCAGACTGTGGAAAAATCATTAAGATGTTTGAAGGAGATACAGGAGATTTCTTAGATAAAATGGGTATCAAATTATTAGGTGAATTACCAATGACTAAAGAAATTGCCAGGGATGGAATCAATAAGTCAGAAGAAATAGCTAAGATGTTCGAAAAAATTACAGATGGAATAATTAAAGAATAA
- a CDS encoding TetR/AcrR family transcriptional regulator, with product MDICVENSEINNRKGITRNRIVRVSLDLFIKNGFKDTTMAKIAAKSNISRKTLYEYFKSKEEITTAIDMYVLKEYNRIMEKTIPSFTGNGYNKLCQYFEMIDRNIDEFQNEIIFTGIYDYNVKTNDINSSLKTEFYRIVKKATSYLVIILEQGIEDGSLKDCDPTITANTIGDSWLSLARRVFKRNESLDMNEQDCRKMISVQLSLFLKGLKA from the coding sequence ATGGATATTTGTGTTGAAAATAGCGAAATCAATAATAGAAAAGGTATTACAAGAAATAGAATAGTAAGGGTATCACTTGATTTATTTATAAAAAATGGATTTAAAGATACAACTATGGCCAAGATCGCAGCAAAATCCAATATAAGTAGGAAAACACTATATGAATACTTCAAATCAAAAGAAGAAATAACTACAGCTATTGATATGTATGTACTAAAAGAATATAATAGGATAATGGAAAAAACAATTCCAAGCTTTACTGGTAATGGTTATAATAAATTGTGTCAGTATTTTGAAATGATAGATAGAAATATAGATGAGTTTCAGAATGAGATAATTTTTACTGGTATCTATGATTATAATGTAAAAACTAATGATATTAATTCTTCTTTAAAAACAGAATTCTATAGAATTGTCAAAAAAGCTACTTCATATTTAGTAATTATATTGGAGCAGGGAATAGAAGATGGTTCGTTAAAAGATTGTGATCCTACAATAACCGCTAATACTATTGGAGATTCATGGTTAAGTTTAGCTAGGAGAGTTTTTAAGAGGAATGAAAGTTTAGATATGAATGAGCAGGATTGTAGAAAAATGATTTCTGTACAATTATCACTTTTCCTAAAAGGTTTAAAAGCATAG
- a CDS encoding glycoside hydrolase family 2 TIM barrel-domain containing protein, with the protein MKIQNNDVEWNNVNVYGINKEPPHIMTFPYDDVNQVINGQQSKWVESLNGLWHFKWYAKPDDREIRFYESNYDVKEWDKINVPSNWQIKGYGKPIYLNIKYPKSIDTKVIPNINPHNNETGQYKKNFIVSNEWFNRNIYIVFSGVNSAFYLWINGKRVGYSQGTMTPAEFNITSFVKKGKNEVAVEVYRWCDGSYLEDQDMWRLSGIFRDVYLIAKPKQQIEDFYVYCDLDDNYEDAILYTSIKLMNDNSRMKVQMRVIDDSNKVTFIGKKTIDKNIIHLKQDIINPHKWTSETPYLYKIIISLIDENNQIIDVRYCNFGFRKIEIKNAKLLINGNPIMIKGVNRHEFDPDNGHSVPYSRTEEDIMILKANNINAIRTSHYPNNSWLYDLCDKYGIYVMDECNLETHGIRNKVPNNKKEWENPCVDRMQRMVERDKNHPSIIFWSLGNEAGSGNVFLKMKEAARKIDKTRPIHYEGDYKLAYTDVFSMMYGTVKQVHKIGNNKSVLVGLGENTGLLGQRITPKMYEDKPFILCEYAHCMGNSLGNFNDYMKAFEKYDRCIGGFIWDYADQSIRRKSKDGKDIWTYGGDFGDNPNDYNFCFNGIVAADRTPHPALHEVKKVYQNIDVRDSNVSQGLINVKNKYSFIDLSFVKLIWEVIENGYVVLNGEVNVDDVKPQQTKQIKLNYINYSFKKDKEYFLNVKFALKNNTDWLNEGDVVACSQLRFNNITLIKPCNINFQDKDMNIKNTNRYIDIYNDLFFVAINKKSGGIHSLKYNDKELLHKELVPNFWRAPIDNDRYYTVTDIFPFAKGINIGHMWKKATNTVKVKDIVVNDKANGCVEITVESKVINTRNGLTTVYSIYPNGAIKIENYIIPLRNMIRFGMQMEVLREYNTMTWYGRGFHESYVDRKESALVGIYKGACEDLVHSYLMPQENGNRTDVRWAKITNKDNEGIKIVDITGEFINVSMWPYTMDDLENTTHSHLLPRREFNTVNVDYGQRGVGGDMPAIACLKKPYKLLKYKKYYYGFIIYPTK; encoded by the coding sequence ATGAAAATACAAAATAATGATGTAGAGTGGAATAATGTTAATGTTTATGGTATTAACAAAGAACCGCCCCATATAATGACATTTCCATATGATGATGTTAATCAGGTCATTAATGGTCAACAGTCCAAATGGGTGGAAAGTCTTAATGGTTTATGGCATTTTAAATGGTATGCCAAACCTGATGATCGTGAAATAAGATTTTATGAATCAAATTATGATGTTAAGGAATGGGATAAAATTAATGTTCCCTCAAATTGGCAGATAAAAGGGTATGGAAAGCCAATATATCTAAACATTAAATATCCTAAAAGTATTGATACTAAAGTTATTCCTAATATTAATCCCCATAATAATGAAACAGGACAGTACAAGAAAAATTTTATTGTTTCGAATGAATGGTTCAATAGAAATATATATATTGTTTTTTCAGGGGTAAACTCAGCATTTTATTTATGGATTAATGGGAAAAGAGTAGGTTATTCTCAGGGGACTATGACTCCAGCTGAGTTCAATATTACATCTTTTGTAAAAAAGGGTAAAAATGAAGTAGCTGTGGAAGTTTATAGATGGTGTGACGGTAGTTATCTGGAGGATCAAGATATGTGGCGTTTGTCAGGTATTTTTAGAGATGTCTATTTGATAGCAAAGCCAAAACAACAAATTGAAGATTTTTATGTTTATTGCGATTTAGATGATAATTACGAAGATGCTATTCTGTATACTAGCATTAAACTAATGAATGATAATAGTAGGATGAAAGTCCAAATGAGAGTAATTGATGATAGTAACAAAGTAACTTTCATAGGTAAAAAAACTATCGACAAAAATATAATTCATCTCAAACAAGATATAATCAACCCTCATAAATGGACTTCTGAAACACCATATCTCTACAAAATTATAATATCTCTAATTGATGAAAATAATCAAATAATTGATGTCAGGTATTGTAATTTTGGATTTAGAAAAATTGAAATCAAGAATGCTAAATTATTAATTAATGGTAATCCTATTATGATTAAAGGAGTTAATAGACATGAATTTGATCCGGATAATGGCCATTCGGTTCCGTATTCAAGGACAGAAGAAGATATAATGATTTTAAAAGCCAATAATATTAATGCCATAAGAACCAGTCATTATCCTAATAATTCTTGGCTCTATGATCTATGTGATAAATATGGGATTTATGTTATGGATGAATGTAATTTAGAAACTCATGGAATACGTAATAAAGTTCCAAATAATAAAAAAGAGTGGGAAAACCCATGCGTTGATAGAATGCAGAGAATGGTTGAAAGAGATAAAAATCATCCTAGCATAATTTTTTGGTCATTGGGTAATGAAGCTGGATCAGGAAATGTTTTTTTAAAAATGAAAGAAGCTGCTAGAAAGATAGATAAGACTAGACCAATTCATTATGAAGGTGATTACAAGCTAGCTTATACAGATGTATTTAGCATGATGTACGGTACAGTGAAACAAGTTCATAAAATCGGAAATAATAAATCTGTACTAGTTGGATTAGGTGAAAACACAGGATTACTAGGTCAGAGAATAACACCGAAAATGTATGAGGATAAACCATTCATTTTATGTGAATATGCTCATTGTATGGGAAATAGTTTAGGTAATTTCAATGATTATATGAAAGCTTTTGAAAAATATGATAGATGTATAGGTGGATTCATATGGGATTATGCAGATCAGAGTATACGTAGAAAATCAAAAGATGGTAAAGATATATGGACTTATGGCGGAGATTTTGGAGATAATCCTAATGATTACAATTTCTGCTTCAATGGGATTGTAGCAGCAGATAGAACTCCTCATCCAGCATTACATGAGGTAAAAAAAGTTTATCAGAACATAGATGTCAGAGATTCTAATGTATCTCAAGGGTTGATTAATGTTAAAAACAAGTATTCTTTTATTGATTTGTCATTTGTCAAATTGATTTGGGAAGTTATTGAGAATGGTTATGTTGTATTGAATGGTGAAGTTAATGTGGATGATGTCAAGCCTCAACAAACTAAACAGATTAAGCTTAATTATATTAATTATAGTTTTAAAAAAGATAAAGAGTATTTTCTTAATGTAAAGTTTGCACTTAAGAATAATACTGATTGGCTTAATGAGGGAGATGTAGTGGCTTGTTCACAACTTAGATTCAACAATATAACACTAATAAAACCATGCAACATTAATTTTCAGGATAAAGATATGAATATCAAAAATACCAACAGATATATAGATATATATAATGATTTGTTCTTTGTAGCTATCAATAAAAAAAGTGGTGGTATTCATTCCCTTAAATATAACGATAAAGAATTATTACATAAAGAATTAGTTCCTAATTTTTGGAGAGCACCAATTGATAATGATAGATATTATACTGTTACAGATATATTCCCGTTTGCTAAAGGTATAAATATTGGACATATGTGGAAAAAAGCTACAAATACGGTGAAAGTAAAAGACATAGTAGTTAATGATAAGGCAAATGGTTGTGTTGAAATAACAGTTGAATCAAAAGTAATTAATACTAGAAATGGATTAACAACTGTATATAGTATCTATCCCAATGGAGCTATTAAGATAGAAAATTATATTATTCCTTTAAGAAACATGATAAGATTTGGTATGCAAATGGAAGTATTAAGGGAGTATAATACAATGACTTGGTATGGAAGAGGTTTTCATGAATCATATGTTGATAGAAAAGAAAGTGCATTAGTTGGTATATATAAAGGAGCATGCGAAGATTTAGTGCATAGTTACTTGATGCCACAAGAGAATGGTAATCGTACAGACGTCAGATGGGCTAAGATAACTAATAAAGACAACGAAGGTATAAAAATAGTTGATATAACTGGTGAATTTATTAATGTAAGTATGTGGCCTTATACAATGGATGATTTAGAAAACACAACACATAGTCATCTATTACCAAGAAGAGAATTTAATACTGTGAACGTTGATTATGGTCAAAGAGGAGTAGGAGGAGATATGCCAGCTATTGCATGTTTAAAGAAACCATACAAATTATTGAAATATAAAAAGTATTATTATGGTTTTATTATATATCCTACTAAATAA
- the ispF gene encoding 2-C-methyl-D-erythritol 2,4-cyclodiphosphate synthase has protein sequence MKIGMGYDVHKLVEGRELIIGGVNIPYEKGLLGHSDADVLVHAIMDAILGALGKGDIGKHFPDTEDEYKSISSLKLLGEVKKLLTQEGYEIVNIDSTIIAQLPKMAPYLEEMKRNIADVLSIDSSNINIKATTEEGLGFTGTGLGISSQAICLINNG, from the coding sequence ATGAAAATAGGAATGGGTTATGATGTACATAAACTAGTGGAAGGTAGAGAATTAATAATTGGAGGCGTTAATATACCATACGAAAAAGGACTCTTAGGACATAGCGATGCAGATGTTCTAGTTCATGCAATTATGGATGCTATATTAGGTGCTTTGGGAAAAGGAGATATAGGTAAGCATTTCCCTGATACAGAAGATGAGTATAAATCAATATCCAGTCTGAAACTGTTAGGAGAGGTAAAGAAATTGCTTACACAAGAAGGATATGAAATAGTGAACATTGATTCAACAATAATTGCTCAACTTCCTAAAATGGCACCATATCTAGAAGAAATGAAAAGAAATATAGCTGATGTCTTAAGCATTGATTCTAGTAACATAAATATCAAGGCAACGACAGAAGAAGGATTAGGATTTACTGGTACTGGTCTTGGGATTTCGTCTCAAGCTATTTGTTTAATTAATAATGGATGA
- a CDS encoding fructose-1,6-bisphosphatase, with protein sequence MNNYWDKEINNNLQYVKQLSKQYPTINSACTEVINLEAILNLPKGTEHFLSDIHGEYEAFIHVLSNASGVIRRKIDHIFDNTIREHEKRRLAMLIYYPEQILEKVKNEEENLMEWYEITLHRLVLVCREISSKYTRSKVRKALPKDFEYIIEELLHEQQREVNKQEYYDGIINTIIEINRADNFMIAICRVIQRLAIDRLHIIGDIYDRGPGAHIILDKLMKHHSIDMQWGNHDILWMGAAAGSLACIACTIRISSRYGNLSTIEEGYGINLLPLATFAMEYYKDDSCDNFDLVVPNKSEYTSKEINIIKKIHKAISVIQFKLEGQIIKRNPNFQMDDRLLLNMVDYEKGIITLNEKPYKLSDNYFPTINPKNPYELTIEEKDVMDKLRLSYKNNEKLQKHTRFLFSKGSMYLTYNSNLLFHGCIPMDKKGVFNKVTIDDSSYGGKDLIDKIELLIRDYYFNNNNTHNNIDYFWYLWTGPNSPLFGKNKMATFERYFLNDKSVKKEEKNSYYRYRDSEEKCREILLEFGIAEDNSHIINGHVPVEVKKGESPIKANGKLLVIDGGLSEAYQHITGIAGYTLIYNSYGLLMVAHEKFESKKKAIQNERDIVSSYQILEKNSKRIRVRNTDIGNELKKEIVGLKMLLQAYHKGIIKEK encoded by the coding sequence ATGAATAATTATTGGGATAAAGAAATTAACAACAACCTACAGTATGTTAAACAGTTATCTAAACAATACCCTACAATTAATTCAGCATGTACAGAAGTTATTAATCTGGAGGCTATACTTAATTTACCGAAAGGAACAGAGCATTTTCTATCTGATATACATGGAGAATATGAAGCTTTTATTCATGTACTGAGCAATGCTTCAGGAGTCATACGTAGAAAAATTGACCACATTTTTGATAATACGATAAGAGAACATGAGAAAAGACGGTTGGCAATGTTGATTTACTATCCAGAGCAGATACTGGAAAAGGTTAAGAATGAAGAAGAAAATCTGATGGAGTGGTATGAAATAACACTTCACAGATTAGTTTTAGTATGTAGAGAAATATCATCGAAATATACTAGGTCGAAAGTAAGAAAAGCTCTACCAAAAGATTTTGAATATATTATAGAAGAATTGCTCCATGAACAACAAAGAGAAGTTAATAAACAAGAATATTATGATGGTATCATCAACACAATTATTGAAATCAATAGGGCTGATAATTTTATGATAGCTATTTGTAGAGTTATTCAAAGATTAGCTATTGATAGGCTTCATATTATTGGTGACATTTATGATAGAGGACCTGGTGCTCATATTATACTAGATAAATTAATGAAACATCATTCGATTGATATGCAATGGGGTAATCATGACATTCTATGGATGGGAGCTGCTGCAGGTTCTTTAGCTTGTATTGCTTGTACTATTAGAATATCTTCAAGATATGGTAATCTGAGTACTATAGAAGAAGGTTATGGTATTAATCTTCTCCCATTAGCTACATTTGCGATGGAATATTATAAGGATGATTCTTGTGACAATTTTGATTTGGTTGTACCAAATAAAAGTGAATATACTAGTAAAGAAATCAATATAATAAAAAAAATACATAAGGCCATATCTGTAATTCAGTTTAAATTAGAAGGTCAGATAATTAAAAGAAACCCTAATTTCCAGATGGATGATAGATTATTATTGAATATGGTAGACTATGAAAAGGGTATTATAACATTAAATGAAAAACCATATAAACTATCTGATAATTATTTCCCCACAATAAATCCTAAGAATCCATATGAATTGACAATAGAAGAAAAAGATGTTATGGATAAGTTAAGATTATCTTATAAGAATAATGAAAAACTACAAAAACATACCAGATTTTTATTTTCAAAAGGCAGTATGTATCTGACTTATAATTCCAACTTGCTTTTTCATGGGTGCATTCCTATGGATAAGAAAGGGGTATTTAATAAAGTTACTATAGATGATAGTAGTTATGGAGGAAAAGACCTGATTGACAAAATAGAATTATTAATAAGAGATTATTATTTCAATAATAACAATACCCATAACAATATTGATTACTTCTGGTATTTGTGGACTGGTCCCAATTCACCGTTATTCGGTAAAAATAAAATGGCTACATTCGAAAGATATTTCTTGAATGATAAATCAGTGAAAAAGGAAGAAAAAAATAGCTATTACAGATATAGGGACAGTGAAGAGAAATGCAGAGAGATATTACTTGAATTCGGTATAGCCGAAGATAATTCTCATATCATTAATGGTCATGTTCCAGTAGAAGTAAAGAAGGGTGAAAGTCCAATAAAGGCTAATGGTAAGTTGTTAGTTATTGATGGAGGTTTATCAGAAGCCTATCAACATATAACAGGAATAGCTGGATATACTCTTATATATAATTCATACGGATTATTAATGGTAGCTCATGAGAAATTTGAATCAAAGAAAAAAGCTATACAGAATGAAAGAGATATCGTATCTTCATATCAGATATTAGAAAAGAATAGTAAAAGAATAAGAGTTAGAAATACTGATATAGGTAATGAACTAAAAAAAGAAATCGTTGGATTAAAAATGCTATTACAAGCATATCATAAAGGAATTATAAAAGAGAAATAG
- a CDS encoding ABC transporter permease → MGFKLFSNVLFENKKILVTFILLLILTLTFISIRIISLTNDLEENSMPDIIVKGKMDEDGKLRYKYYNDMPTVSRQLTESLDDDIKVYGITTRSMATMKDSLTNSKIEYTIYGVDKRFMEEKLSHKISQGGLPQSEELEAVMGSYARNFYKVNVDERINHPITLNTDWIEKDINNYTLSGVLDENMKFFKGGIFLSRDTYEKLYNKVEENLVFIYVNGEKDYNNALDMIYQLKRKDNNIGDVIMNFHYKVMARRKATISCILIGIVALVLVLVMIAYLMKGLTKKIGILKSLGISNQYILAVFIGGLCLTYFISYLLSIVFTYVITILLNINMSNFLGYQVKEYEMNNYSLLVGILFVLACSLVSYINIYRYNSKISPKKAMMKD, encoded by the coding sequence ATGGGTTTTAAATTATTTTCTAATGTACTATTTGAAAACAAAAAAATACTTGTTACTTTTATTTTATTGCTTATATTGACTCTTACATTTATTAGTATTAGAATTATTAGCTTAACTAATGATTTGGAAGAAAATAGTATGCCGGATATTATAGTTAAAGGGAAAATGGATGAAGATGGTAAGCTAAGATATAAATATTATAATGATATGCCAACAGTAAGTAGACAACTAACTGAGTCATTAGATGATGATATTAAGGTATATGGAATTACAACTAGAAGTATGGCTACCATGAAAGATTCATTAACGAATAGTAAAATAGAATATACTATATATGGTGTAGATAAGCGTTTCATGGAGGAAAAACTATCCCATAAGATTTCTCAAGGTGGACTTCCCCAATCAGAAGAATTAGAAGCGGTGATGGGAAGTTATGCAAGAAATTTTTATAAAGTAAATGTGGATGAAAGAATCAATCATCCAATTACTCTTAATACTGATTGGATAGAAAAAGATATCAATAACTATACTCTTAGTGGAGTTTTAGATGAAAATATGAAATTTTTCAAAGGAGGAATATTTTTATCTAGGGATACATATGAGAAACTTTATAATAAAGTAGAAGAGAATCTAGTATTTATTTATGTTAATGGGGAAAAAGATTATAATAATGCTTTGGATATGATATATCAACTTAAGAGAAAGGATAATAATATTGGGGATGTTATCATGAATTTCCACTATAAGGTAATGGCTAGAAGAAAAGCAACTATTAGTTGTATACTTATTGGGATAGTAGCTCTTGTTCTAGTATTGGTAATGATAGCATATCTAATGAAAGGTCTTACTAAGAAGATTGGTATATTAAAATCTCTTGGAATTTCAAATCAATATATTTTGGCTGTATTTATAGGGGGACTATGTTTAACTTATTTTATAAGTTATTTATTATCTATTGTTTTTACATATGTGATAACTATTTTATTAAATATTAATATGAGCAATTTCTTAGGTTATCAAGTAAAGGAATATGAAATGAATAATTATAGTTTATTAGTAGGAATATTATTTGTTTTAGCTTGTTCTTTAGTCTCTTATATCAATATCTATAGATACAATAGTAAGATATCTCCCAAAAAGGCTATGATGAAAGATTAG
- a CDS encoding ATP-binding cassette domain-containing protein: protein MNIKIEKLYKSYKKNNMKLEVIKDFNHEFQESKIYLIKGQSGKGKSTLLSLIALLHKEDSGKIYFGDTLVSEMSLEEKCKMRREHMGIVFQDYNLLGGLNVIDNVILTDVCSKNLTKEDAMNKALEVLAMLQIEDKKYAYPRELSGGEQQRVGIARAIIKNPSICIYDEPISNLDEENSKLIINFIDDYCHKNGKVGIISCHTNHFDKCADEIINL, encoded by the coding sequence ATGAATATAAAAATTGAAAAATTATATAAGTCATATAAAAAAAATAATATGAAATTAGAAGTGATTAAAGATTTTAATCATGAGTTTCAAGAAAGTAAAATATACCTTATAAAAGGTCAATCTGGTAAAGGAAAATCTACACTTTTAAGTTTAATAGCGTTATTACATAAGGAAGACAGTGGAAAGATATATTTTGGAGATACATTAGTTAGTGAAATGAGTCTAGAAGAGAAATGTAAAATGAGAAGAGAGCATATGGGAATCGTGTTTCAAGACTATAATCTTTTAGGAGGATTAAATGTAATAGATAATGTAATACTTACTGATGTATGCTCTAAAAACTTAACAAAAGAAGATGCAATGAATAAGGCATTAGAAGTATTGGCAATGTTACAAATAGAAGATAAAAAATATGCATATCCAAGAGAATTATCAGGTGGTGAACAACAAAGAGTTGGAATTGCTAGAGCTATCATTAAAAATCCTAGTATATGTATTTATGATGAGCCTATTTCTAACCTTGATGAAGAAAATTCAAAATTAATCATTAACTTTATAGATGATTATTGCCACAAAAATGGAAAAGTAGGTATTATTAGTTGCCATACGAACCATTTTGATAAGTGTGCCGATGAAATCATAAATTTATAG
- a CDS encoding class I SAM-dependent DNA methyltransferase has product MEYFGFCKGISQMNMPDTIYSDMYEGYYAKFYDSLVKNDDFDIDFYQELSEEYGKEVLELACGSGRVLIPLLKRGLQIHGVDLSTHMIDILKAKCKKKNLTPEIYFGDMCTFKCNKKFDMVILSHISISLLESHQQRVQLFNNVYKFLLKEGGIFVFNFVDYSKKMHSSGELKPNYYFNPSKKAYTILFEKVDLELQKVFVNLYSEEVDSTGGIKRFVGSSCKNIITKESIDEILTDIGFTVVKEKNISTQEGLIKFYVLKK; this is encoded by the coding sequence ATGGAATATTTTGGATTCTGTAAAGGAATTAGTCAAATGAATATGCCGGACACTATATATTCTGATATGTATGAAGGATATTATGCAAAATTTTATGATAGCCTAGTAAAAAACGATGATTTCGATATTGATTTTTATCAAGAATTATCAGAAGAATATGGAAAAGAAGTGTTAGAATTGGCTTGTGGTTCTGGAAGAGTATTAATTCCTTTATTAAAAAGGGGATTACAAATTCATGGAGTGGACCTGTCTACTCATATGATAGATATTCTAAAAGCCAAATGCAAGAAAAAGAATTTAACTCCTGAAATATATTTTGGAGATATGTGTACTTTTAAATGTAATAAAAAGTTTGATATGGTAATTCTCTCCCATATATCTATCAGTTTACTTGAAAGTCATCAGCAAAGAGTTCAGTTATTTAATAATGTATATAAATTTCTTTTAAAAGAGGGCGGAATTTTTGTATTTAATTTTGTAGATTATTCCAAGAAAATGCATAGTAGTGGAGAATTGAAACCTAATTATTATTTTAATCCTTCTAAAAAAGCTTATACGATATTATTTGAAAAAGTTGATCTTGAGTTACAAAAAGTTTTTGTTAATCTATATAGTGAAGAGGTGGATTCTACTGGAGGTATTAAACGGTTTGTAGGTTCAAGTTGTAAGAATATAATTACTAAGGAAAGTATAGATGAGATTTTAACTGATATAGGATTCACTGTAGTAAAAGAAAAGAATATTAGTACACAAGAGGGGCTTATAAAATTTTATGTTCTCAAGAAATGA